In one window of Allorhodopirellula heiligendammensis DNA:
- a CDS encoding Gfo/Idh/MocA family oxidoreductase — translation MARLGCDILVDKPFAASLAEADRMIAACDQADVRLAINWPLAWVAYFTVDSHTFRLTEIQLGDDVFRNENQDFRQSWRQSRTGSHSC, via the coding sequence GTGGCACGGCTAGGGTGCGACATTCTAGTTGATAAACCATTCGCGGCTTCGCTCGCCGAAGCCGATCGCATGATCGCTGCTTGTGATCAGGCGGACGTTCGGTTGGCCATCAATTGGCCACTTGCCTGGGTGGCTTACTTCACCGTCGATTCGCACACGTTTCGACTTACTGAAATCCAGCTTGGCGACGATGTCTTTAGGAACGAGAACCAAGATTTTCGTCAATCTTGGCGTCAAAGTCGTACGGGTAGTCACTCATGCTGA
- a CDS encoding DUF1569 domain-containing protein yields the protein MADSNKRTLDFHTGDDVIAEIQRLRTGGYTKSKNWNLTQACEHLTATMTGGMDGFGFRLPWILRATIIKWVFHRILRTRKMSTGPTLKRLKPKTDDGPDDDTIIDNCIAVIERAKTFEGPIENYPFLDNLDVEDWRQFMWMHAGHHLGFLIPRVSAK from the coding sequence ATGGCAGATTCCAACAAACGAACGCTCGACTTCCACACAGGCGATGACGTCATCGCAGAGATCCAGCGACTGCGAACGGGCGGCTACACGAAATCGAAGAACTGGAATCTCACTCAAGCCTGCGAGCACCTGACGGCGACTATGACCGGAGGAATGGACGGCTTCGGATTTCGGCTACCTTGGATCTTGCGAGCCACGATCATTAAATGGGTGTTCCATCGGATTCTGCGAACGCGCAAGATGTCGACTGGCCCGACGCTGAAGCGACTCAAACCCAAAACGGATGACGGCCCCGACGACGACACGATCATCGACAACTGCATCGCCGTCATCGAGCGGGCTAAGACGTTCGAGGGACCGATTGAAAACTACCCATTCCTCGACAACCTCGACGTCGAAGATTGGCGACAATTCATGTGGATGCATGCCGGACATCACCTCGGATTCTTGATCCCCCGCGTGTCCGCGAAATGA
- a CDS encoding OsmC family protein translates to MINATVRWTSQGEDFAKNRYSRAHTWTFDGGVEVAASSSPDIVPVPMSDASAIDPEEAFVASLSSCHMLWFLSIAAKSGFEVQEYRDEAIGEIRKNDAGKLFIALVTLRPQVTWATDREPTDDELCQMHHQAHEECFIANSVKTEIRIDPQKVGN, encoded by the coding sequence ATGATCAATGCGACCGTTCGCTGGACGAGCCAAGGCGAGGATTTTGCCAAGAACCGATACAGCCGGGCACACACGTGGACATTCGATGGCGGAGTGGAAGTCGCTGCATCTTCGTCGCCAGACATCGTTCCAGTCCCAATGTCGGACGCGAGTGCGATTGATCCCGAAGAAGCTTTCGTGGCCTCGCTGTCGAGTTGCCACATGCTGTGGTTCCTGTCGATCGCAGCAAAATCGGGATTCGAGGTGCAGGAATATCGCGACGAAGCAATCGGCGAGATCCGAAAGAACGACGCCGGCAAACTGTTCATCGCCCTGGTGACGCTGCGACCACAGGTGACCTGGGCGACGGACCGCGAACCCACGGACGATGAACTTTGTCAGATGCATCATCAGGCTCACGAGGAATGCTTCATCGCCAATTCCGTCAAAACCGAAATCCGCATCGACCCCCAAAAAGTTGGTAACTGA
- a CDS encoding GNAT family N-acetyltransferase: MFRDCVHRVNVRDYAPEQIEAWAPPEMDSTMWAKRFEGRFACVACDGKMIVGFTDITRDGHLDRLFVSADHQRQGIARGLIERLTQHAEQQGFEFVTTEASVTAKTFFEAMLFVVIKRKRSAELFAG; this comes from the coding sequence CTGTTTCGCGATTGCGTTCACCGAGTCAACGTCCGCGACTACGCTCCGGAACAGATCGAGGCCTGGGCACCGCCTGAAATGGATTCCACGATGTGGGCCAAGCGTTTTGAAGGGCGATTTGCCTGTGTCGCATGCGATGGAAAAATGATTGTCGGCTTCACTGACATCACGCGCGATGGGCATCTCGACCGCTTGTTTGTATCAGCGGATCACCAACGACAAGGAATCGCTCGTGGTTTGATTGAGCGATTGACGCAACACGCTGAACAGCAAGGCTTCGAGTTCGTGACGACCGAAGCAAGTGTTACGGCGAAAACGTTCTTCGAGGCGATGCTGTTTGTGGTGATCAAACGTAAGCGTTCGGCAGAACTATTTGCGGGCTAG
- the tnpC gene encoding IS66 family transposase, translated as MSSDAALPDSIEACHTLLRQKDEVISSLSSECQSLRQDVEQLKRYIYGQRSERHTGDDSQLTLFDQAQYAAPDNGEAGDDLEEEITYRRRKRSKSDRFPEHLPREVQTIDVPEAERACPCCGEEMPVIDTDIRERLEFVPGKMIVHELHYPKRACGKCKETVTVAPPPSSDAGAASLLSGSRYGFGVTVQTILGKFCDHLPLYRMEDVFARAGVTIPRSTQVDLLAAAADLIEPLCTRMRDRLIASPIIGMDDTPVRLQDASLPGKMRTARMWLARGRPDAPYNVFDFQTSRKHGTPDRDGPAKFLSDFEGYVCVDAYGVSDGVYLGAKDRIVASCCHAHVRRKFEAAKSNDPKRSAYALSFYRELFDIEDACAELTDEDRLAIRRERSVPLLDRFKLWLDEQAGDYRVLPKSSIGKAIRYALNQWQPLSVFTEDGGLPIHNNDTERDLRRLTIGRKNWLFLGSEAGGEVAARLYTLTASAHRHNLDMWAYINDVLRRLVGGDSDLDELLPDTWAMAHPEKVRSYREAESLARAAKTKERRARRRKLARK; from the coding sequence ATGTCAAGCGACGCCGCACTACCGGACAGCATCGAAGCGTGCCACACGCTGCTTCGTCAAAAAGACGAAGTCATCTCGTCCCTATCGTCTGAATGTCAATCGCTTCGCCAAGACGTCGAACAACTCAAGCGATACATTTACGGCCAGCGAAGCGAGCGACACACCGGCGATGATTCGCAGTTGACTCTCTTTGACCAAGCACAATACGCTGCGCCGGATAACGGGGAAGCTGGCGATGATCTCGAGGAAGAGATCACCTACCGCCGCCGCAAGCGAAGCAAATCAGATCGTTTCCCCGAGCATCTTCCTCGTGAAGTTCAAACGATCGACGTTCCCGAGGCTGAGCGAGCCTGCCCGTGCTGTGGCGAAGAAATGCCCGTCATCGATACCGACATTCGCGAGCGGTTGGAGTTCGTCCCTGGCAAGATGATCGTGCATGAACTGCACTATCCCAAGCGAGCTTGTGGCAAGTGCAAAGAAACCGTCACGGTCGCTCCGCCGCCGAGCAGTGACGCGGGCGCCGCTTCGCTGCTTTCTGGTTCACGCTACGGCTTTGGTGTGACGGTTCAAACCATCCTGGGAAAATTCTGCGATCACTTGCCGCTGTACCGGATGGAAGATGTCTTCGCACGTGCCGGTGTCACGATCCCTCGCAGCACGCAGGTCGACCTGCTGGCCGCGGCGGCCGATCTGATCGAGCCGCTGTGCACGCGGATGAGAGATCGCTTGATCGCCAGTCCTATCATCGGCATGGACGATACGCCGGTGCGTCTGCAAGACGCTTCGCTTCCCGGGAAGATGCGTACGGCGCGAATGTGGCTTGCGCGTGGGCGACCGGATGCACCGTATAACGTTTTTGATTTTCAAACTTCTCGAAAACATGGTACGCCCGATCGCGACGGTCCGGCAAAGTTCTTATCGGACTTTGAAGGCTACGTGTGTGTGGATGCTTATGGCGTCAGCGATGGCGTGTACCTGGGCGCGAAGGATCGCATCGTGGCGAGTTGTTGTCATGCGCACGTGCGTCGGAAGTTTGAGGCGGCCAAATCAAATGATCCGAAAAGGTCGGCATATGCGTTATCGTTTTATCGAGAGCTTTTCGATATCGAAGACGCCTGCGCGGAATTGACTGACGAGGACCGTTTGGCGATTCGTCGCGAGCGATCGGTGCCGTTGTTGGATCGATTCAAGTTATGGCTGGATGAACAGGCGGGCGATTACCGCGTCCTGCCCAAAAGCTCGATCGGCAAAGCGATTCGCTACGCCCTGAACCAGTGGCAGCCACTGAGCGTGTTTACCGAGGATGGCGGCTTGCCGATCCACAACAACGACACCGAGCGTGATCTTCGTCGACTGACGATCGGTCGCAAGAATTGGTTGTTCTTGGGCAGCGAGGCGGGCGGTGAAGTGGCGGCGCGGCTGTACACGTTGACCGCCAGTGCCCACCGACACAACTTGGACATGTGGGCGTATATCAATGACGTGCTGAGGCGTCTTGTCGGCGGCGATTCGGACCTTGACGAATTGCTTCCGGACACCTGGGCGATGGCTCATCCAGAGAAAGTCCGCAGCTATCGCGAGGCTGAATCCCTGGCCCGAGCCGCCAAGACCAAAGAACGCCGAGCACGCCGCCGGAAACTAGCCCGCAAATAG
- the tnpB gene encoding IS66 family insertion sequence element accessory protein TnpB (TnpB, as the term is used for proteins encoded by IS66 family insertion elements, is considered an accessory protein, since TnpC, encoded by a neighboring gene, is a DDE family transposase.) codes for MISVASTARIFVFTEPTDMRKSFNGLSGIVAEHFDVELLSGHLFLFFNRRRDCVKVLAWDRDGLAIWYKRLESGTFELSPLQREGTSLEIDHVKLSMLLSGIDIASAKRRKRFAAA; via the coding sequence GTGATTTCCGTCGCCTCAACCGCGCGAATCTTCGTCTTCACCGAGCCGACAGACATGCGAAAGAGTTTCAATGGACTCTCCGGGATCGTTGCCGAGCACTTCGATGTCGAATTGCTCTCAGGTCACCTGTTCCTGTTTTTCAATCGGCGTCGTGATTGCGTCAAGGTACTCGCTTGGGATCGTGATGGACTGGCAATTTGGTACAAGCGTCTGGAGAGTGGAACGTTTGAGCTCAGTCCGTTGCAGCGAGAAGGCACTTCGCTGGAAATTGATCATGTGAAATTGTCGATGCTACTGTCGGGCATCGACATCGCGTCTGCCAAACGACGCAAGCGTTTCGCCGCAGCCTGA
- the tnpA gene encoding IS66 family insertion sequence element accessory protein TnpA codes for MLPSRRQVWAERFSRYQASSLTVKAFCQAENVSVPNFYQWKKKLAAAATGATPAFVPVNLNLQHTDELDLVLPGGATLKLNVQLDEAVIRKVIAATIAVTSQARPS; via the coding sequence ATGTTGCCGTCTCGTCGTCAGGTTTGGGCTGAGCGATTCAGTCGCTATCAAGCTAGCTCACTAACCGTCAAAGCGTTTTGCCAGGCAGAGAACGTTTCGGTCCCAAATTTCTATCAGTGGAAGAAGAAGCTTGCCGCAGCGGCGACTGGGGCGACGCCCGCTTTCGTCCCGGTCAATCTCAATTTGCAGCACACCGATGAACTTGATCTGGTGCTGCCCGGCGGAGCGACCCTCAAGCTCAACGTCCAACTCGACGAAGCAGTGATCCGAAAAGTCATTGCCGCAACGATCGCGGTGACTTCCCAGGCTCGCCCGTCGTGA
- a CDS encoding DUF1853 family protein: MLTSWVQEKPPTYRRPFSSSRRTLTREERVGRYFERLVVYWIRFIRRCEIVAHSLQLRDGKRTVGEIDLLFRDEQGRLNHWELACKFYLQLDVRDAAAADYIGPNANDTLCKKATRLLEHQLPLGDRYFPEIEVREAFVKGRIFYHWQTGSKVSLPVELATDHLAARWLRTREVPEFLRTRHQRYRILRKPFWLADDVADPFDEDILTTDDAAKVIQNHFRHRQTPILISGFRDITSPVSESERWFIVPNQWPH, translated from the coding sequence ATGTTGACCTCCTGGGTTCAAGAAAAACCGCCAACCTACCGACGCCCATTTTCATCCTCCCGCCGAACGCTTACGCGTGAGGAACGTGTCGGACGATATTTTGAGCGTCTGGTTGTCTACTGGATCCGCTTCATTCGCCGGTGTGAGATCGTCGCTCATTCGCTCCAACTGCGCGACGGAAAGCGCACCGTCGGTGAAATTGATTTGCTGTTTCGTGATGAGCAGGGACGCCTGAATCACTGGGAACTTGCGTGCAAATTCTACCTCCAGCTTGATGTGAGAGATGCGGCTGCCGCTGACTACATCGGCCCCAATGCAAACGACACACTCTGCAAAAAAGCCACGCGACTACTAGAGCATCAATTGCCTCTGGGGGACCGGTACTTCCCTGAAATTGAGGTGCGAGAAGCGTTCGTGAAGGGCCGGATCTTTTATCATTGGCAGACCGGCTCGAAGGTGTCACTTCCGGTCGAGCTGGCCACAGATCATCTCGCGGCACGATGGTTACGGACGCGAGAGGTTCCTGAGTTCCTTCGCACCCGTCACCAACGTTACCGAATCCTCCGCAAACCCTTTTGGCTCGCAGACGACGTCGCCGATCCATTTGACGAAGATATTCTGACCACTGATGACGCTGCAAAAGTCATCCAGAACCACTTTCGCCATCGCCAAACCCCGATTTTGATCAGTGGATTTCGCGACATCACGTCACCGGTGAGTGAGTCCGAGCGATGGTTCATTGTGCCCAACCAATGGCCGCACTGA
- the arsS gene encoding arsenosugar biosynthesis radical SAM (seleno)protein ArsS (Some members of this family are selenoproteins.) gives MQLSLLRQKSELANAARQREILDGETNPRQPYFNQQLQHSGLPPLHAIGIEVLQINVGKLCNQTCTHCHVDAGPDRRESMTRETAQAIMDVLANNDIPTLDITGGAPEMNPNFRWLVEEAHKLGRRVIDRCNLTILMANGFKDLPEFLAEHNVEVVASLPCYMEENCDSQRGDGVFRSSIAALRRLNALGYGHPNSGRKLTLVYNPTGTSLPPSQGKLEDVYRTELAARYDIVFSELHTITNLPISRFLDDLLRNDQLDEYLQKLIDSFNPVTVEGVMCRTMVSVDWQGRLFDCDFNQMLQMGLSGDLPQHISEFDADQLMNRPVQTGRHCFGCTAGCGSSCQGAVVA, from the coding sequence ATGCAATTATCACTGCTACGACAGAAAAGCGAACTCGCCAACGCAGCTAGGCAGCGAGAAATTCTCGACGGTGAGACGAACCCTCGACAGCCGTACTTCAACCAGCAATTACAACACAGTGGATTGCCGCCCCTGCATGCCATCGGCATTGAGGTCCTGCAGATAAATGTCGGAAAGCTGTGCAATCAAACATGCACCCATTGCCACGTCGATGCCGGCCCCGATCGTCGCGAGAGCATGACACGAGAAACTGCTCAAGCCATCATGGATGTCCTTGCAAATAATGACATTCCGACGCTAGACATCACTGGTGGCGCACCGGAGATGAACCCGAATTTCCGCTGGCTCGTTGAAGAGGCGCACAAGCTAGGACGCCGCGTGATTGACCGGTGCAACTTGACGATCCTCATGGCGAATGGCTTTAAGGACTTACCCGAATTCCTGGCCGAACACAACGTCGAGGTGGTTGCCTCTCTGCCCTGCTACATGGAAGAGAACTGTGATAGCCAGCGAGGTGATGGCGTGTTTCGAAGCTCGATCGCGGCGCTGCGACGGCTCAATGCACTCGGTTACGGCCACCCAAATTCTGGACGCAAGTTGACGCTTGTTTACAATCCAACCGGTACATCGCTGCCGCCATCCCAAGGTAAGCTCGAAGACGTGTACCGCACCGAGTTAGCGGCGCGGTACGACATCGTTTTTTCCGAGCTGCACACAATCACCAATTTGCCTATCAGTCGCTTTCTCGACGACCTGCTACGCAACGATCAGCTCGACGAGTATTTGCAAAAGTTGATCGACAGTTTCAACCCCGTCACCGTGGAGGGTGTAATGTGTCGCACGATGGTCTCGGTCGATTGGCAGGGTCGTCTGTTTGATTGCGACTTCAACCAGATGCTGCAGATGGGATTGTCTGGCGACCTTCCTCAACACATATCCGAATTCGACGCTGACCAACTTATGAATCGTCCCGTACAAACAGGCCGACATTGCTTCGGCTGCACAGCCGGTTGCGGATCGAGTTGCCAGGGTGCCGTCGTGGCCTAG
- a CDS encoding methyltransferase domain-containing protein encodes MEPMTITDAQPPESSVYQRYAAAAHAVEPALCCPVQYSTELLDVIPQEIIERDYGCGDPTPFIRSGETVLDLGSGGGKLCYIAAQVVGREGRVIGVDCNAEMLGLARKHAPAVADKLGFANVDFRYGLIQDLGLDLDQLAAELSERPIHDPVGYLSLRHVEERLRRQQPLIADDSIDCVLSNCVLNLVRQQDRRQLFAEIFRVLRRGGRAAISDIVSDENVPERLQQDPDLWSGCITGAFREDEFLKAFEAAGFHGIEIVKRQSEPWRTVEGIEFRSVTVVAYKGKHGPCWERGQAVSYRGPFRKVEDDDGHTYYRGERMAVCDKTFNLLQQSPYAEMFDAIEPREMISLETAKPFDCKRHARRHPRETKGLEYDATTDAGHGCSDDGPCC; translated from the coding sequence ATGGAACCCATGACGATCACCGATGCCCAGCCGCCTGAATCCTCTGTCTATCAGCGGTACGCCGCTGCCGCTCACGCGGTCGAGCCTGCGCTCTGCTGCCCCGTCCAGTACTCGACGGAGCTACTCGACGTCATCCCTCAAGAGATCATCGAGCGGGATTATGGATGCGGGGACCCCACGCCCTTCATTCGCTCTGGAGAAACGGTGCTCGATTTGGGCAGTGGCGGTGGCAAGTTGTGTTATATCGCCGCCCAAGTCGTCGGCCGTGAAGGACGCGTGATCGGTGTCGACTGCAATGCCGAGATGCTCGGCCTCGCCCGCAAGCATGCGCCCGCTGTCGCTGACAAACTAGGCTTTGCGAACGTTGATTTTCGCTACGGACTGATCCAAGATCTAGGCCTCGATCTCGATCAGCTGGCCGCCGAGTTATCTGAACGCCCCATACACGATCCGGTGGGATACCTGTCGCTGCGACATGTTGAAGAACGTCTGCGGCGTCAACAACCGCTCATTGCCGACGACTCCATCGACTGTGTCCTGTCGAACTGCGTTTTGAACCTCGTCCGCCAGCAGGATCGCCGACAACTGTTTGCTGAAATCTTTCGCGTGTTGCGTCGCGGAGGTCGCGCGGCGATCAGTGATATTGTTAGCGATGAAAACGTCCCTGAGCGTTTGCAGCAAGACCCGGATCTCTGGTCAGGGTGCATCACCGGCGCATTTCGCGAGGACGAATTTCTGAAAGCGTTCGAGGCTGCAGGCTTTCATGGTATTGAAATTGTCAAACGGCAAAGCGAGCCCTGGCGGACTGTCGAGGGCATCGAGTTTCGCTCAGTCACCGTTGTCGCATACAAAGGCAAGCACGGTCCGTGCTGGGAGCGTGGGCAAGCAGTCTCGTACCGCGGGCCCTTTAGGAAGGTTGAAGATGATGACGGCCACACCTACTATCGCGGTGAGCGAATGGCCGTGTGCGACAAGACGTTCAACTTGCTTCAACAATCGCCGTACGCAGAGATGTTCGACGCGATCGAGCCTCGTGAGATGATTTCGTTGGAAACCGCGAAGCCCTTTGACTGCAAACGCCACGCGCGACGACATCCACGAGAGACCAAGGGCCTTGAGTACGATGCGACGACGGATGCTGGTCATGGTTGTAGCGACGATGGACCGTGCTGCTAG
- a CDS encoding mercuric reductase translates to MTFPMIRDSNAAVVDEPVLQGFPQTRPNDEFNRNLVGNVHPTEWKNPTPDARYNLVVIGAGTAGLVTAVGAAGLGAKVALVERSMMGGDCLNVGCVPSKGMISAARVAAAVKNAGRFGVNVPDDVRVDFTKVMERMRRLRAHISHNDSAARFRDLGVDVYFGQARFDDSSTVDVDGTKLKFKRAVIATGARAAAPPIPGLESVDYLTNETVFSLTELPQRLGIVGAGPIGCELAQTFAQLGSEVLLVESEHGVLPREDRQAAAIVQQAMLHDGVKLLCCGRKLEIKSGGGIRLTVESHSKRYDEPIDQLLIAVGRAPNVEGLNLDAVNVEYNEKGVTVNDHMQTTNARIYAAGDICSPYQFTHAADFMARIVIQNTLFKGRKKSSDLTIPWSTYTSPEIAHVGLYEHEAIEQGIELDTYVQHFSDVDRAILEGDDEGFVKVHTKQGSDQILGATIVARNAGDMISEITLAMTHGLGLAKIGNSIHPYPTQAEAIRKLGDQYSRTRLTPFVKAAFHKWLAWTR, encoded by the coding sequence ATGACTTTCCCAATGATCCGAGATTCGAACGCAGCCGTTGTTGATGAGCCAGTTCTCCAGGGGTTTCCTCAAACTCGCCCCAACGATGAGTTCAACCGTAATCTCGTAGGGAACGTTCATCCCACCGAGTGGAAGAACCCCACGCCCGATGCTCGGTACAATCTAGTTGTCATCGGCGCGGGTACGGCGGGGCTGGTTACTGCGGTGGGTGCAGCCGGACTCGGTGCAAAGGTCGCGCTGGTCGAACGTAGTATGATGGGCGGCGACTGCCTCAACGTCGGCTGCGTGCCGTCCAAAGGGATGATCAGCGCCGCACGCGTCGCTGCGGCAGTGAAGAATGCTGGCAGGTTCGGTGTCAACGTCCCCGATGATGTGAGGGTTGACTTCACCAAAGTGATGGAACGGATGCGACGGCTTCGTGCCCACATCAGTCACAACGACTCGGCAGCCCGTTTTCGCGATCTGGGGGTCGATGTCTATTTCGGACAAGCCCGCTTTGACGATTCGAGCACCGTCGATGTCGATGGCACAAAACTGAAGTTCAAACGCGCAGTCATCGCGACCGGAGCACGCGCGGCGGCACCGCCAATCCCTGGACTGGAGAGTGTTGACTACCTAACCAACGAAACCGTCTTCTCACTAACCGAGCTACCGCAACGATTGGGCATTGTTGGCGCCGGTCCGATCGGCTGCGAGTTGGCTCAAACGTTTGCACAACTCGGCAGCGAGGTACTTCTGGTTGAGTCGGAGCACGGTGTTTTGCCCCGCGAGGACCGCCAAGCCGCAGCGATTGTCCAGCAGGCGATGTTGCACGATGGTGTGAAATTGCTTTGCTGCGGACGGAAGCTTGAAATTAAAAGCGGTGGTGGAATTCGGCTGACCGTCGAGTCACATAGCAAGAGGTATGACGAACCGATCGATCAACTTCTCATCGCAGTCGGCCGGGCGCCCAACGTTGAAGGCTTGAACCTTGACGCGGTTAACGTTGAATACAATGAAAAGGGCGTCACAGTCAACGATCACATGCAAACGACGAACGCGCGCATCTATGCGGCCGGTGATATTTGCTCTCCCTATCAGTTCACGCACGCAGCCGACTTCATGGCTCGGATCGTGATTCAAAATACGCTGTTCAAAGGGCGTAAAAAGTCGAGTGACCTAACGATTCCGTGGTCCACTTACACGTCGCCGGAGATCGCTCACGTCGGACTCTATGAACACGAGGCGATTGAACAGGGGATCGAACTGGACACCTACGTTCAGCACTTCAGCGACGTCGATCGCGCCATTTTAGAAGGTGATGATGAAGGTTTCGTAAAAGTGCATACCAAGCAGGGGAGCGACCAAATCCTGGGTGCGACGATCGTTGCCCGCAACGCTGGCGACATGATTTCGGAGATCACCCTAGCCATGACCCACGGCTTAGGTCTGGCAAAAATCGGCAACAGCATTCACCCGTATCCCACGCAAGCCGAGGCAATTCGGAAACTAGGAGACCAATACAGCCGCACGCGATTGACCCCATTTGTCAAAGCGGCGTTCCATAAGTGGCTAGCTTGGACTCGTTAG
- a CDS encoding sigma-70 family RNA polymerase sigma factor, with amino-acid sequence MKQTAKRLPSPPADASMWVDEFGDSLYRYALSRLRDPEAAEDVVQQTFLAGLEHHDQFSGVGSRQGWLMGILKRKIIDFIRQRNRVSPLDGLEVPDPWDSFFDRNGSWKKNVRETLLEPLDAVDRKEFWPIFQTCLGNLPQRQAGAFMLREVEGLESAEICKELEISASNLWVLLHRARLRLANCIKTRWLQENE; translated from the coding sequence ATGAAGCAAACCGCAAAACGCCTCCCTAGCCCTCCCGCTGATGCTTCGATGTGGGTCGACGAATTTGGCGATTCTCTCTATCGTTATGCGCTCTCACGACTGCGGGATCCAGAGGCGGCCGAGGACGTGGTGCAGCAGACCTTTTTGGCTGGATTGGAGCATCACGACCAGTTTTCTGGCGTTGGATCCCGACAGGGTTGGCTGATGGGAATTCTTAAACGCAAGATTATCGATTTCATTCGCCAGCGAAATCGCGTGTCACCTTTAGACGGACTCGAAGTTCCCGATCCGTGGGATTCATTTTTTGATCGCAATGGGAGTTGGAAGAAGAACGTTCGCGAAACTTTGTTGGAACCTCTTGATGCGGTGGACAGGAAGGAGTTCTGGCCAATATTCCAAACGTGCTTGGGAAACCTACCGCAGCGGCAGGCCGGGGCATTCATGCTCCGAGAGGTGGAGGGTTTGGAATCCGCAGAAATTTGTAAGGAATTGGAGATCAGTGCGTCGAATCTGTGGGTGCTGCTGCATCGCGCACGCCTGCGGCTGGCCAACTGCATTAAAACGCGTTGGCTTCAAGAAAACGAGTAA
- a CDS encoding DUF1559 domain-containing protein encodes MFQRYQNRNGFTLVELLVVIAIIGVLVGLLLPAVQAAREAARRMSCSNNFKQIGLAIHNYHAAYDNMPLQGTGTYNYAGALYDTPNASPGGGGNSYNRLSFLVGITPFIEQQALWQQISNPYVTTGGLVWQAMGPLPTTTVAVLSANPYDPWITDVAGYRCPSDPGKGLPSLGRTNYAACWGDANHATRDAESYVNQAGISDATHVSYVQAASRGAFVYRKKMAFRDILDGLSNTIMCGEIMTDLGDNDIRSTPASAGGRTAAQWDVGGLLRCRGGIDPARPQFWSPTQSITASIEDRRGSKWMAANALYSAFFTMLPPNSETCHHGNYHEEYLASISSRHQGGAHVLMGDGAVKFITDSIEAGNVNSAQVTIHNYLPPGSGSPFGLWGSLGTRGSSETLQGDF; translated from the coding sequence ATGTTTCAGAGATATCAGAATCGAAACGGCTTCACGCTCGTGGAGCTGCTGGTCGTGATTGCGATCATCGGCGTTTTGGTGGGGTTGCTGCTTCCCGCAGTTCAAGCGGCTCGCGAGGCCGCCCGCCGAATGAGCTGTAGCAACAATTTCAAACAGATTGGCTTGGCCATTCACAACTACCACGCAGCCTATGACAACATGCCTCTACAAGGCACAGGAACGTACAACTATGCCGGTGCGCTATACGATACGCCCAACGCTTCCCCTGGTGGTGGTGGTAACAGCTATAATCGCCTCAGCTTTTTAGTTGGTATCACGCCATTCATAGAGCAGCAGGCACTGTGGCAGCAAATCAGCAATCCCTATGTGACCACCGGTGGATTGGTTTGGCAGGCAATGGGGCCACTGCCGACGACGACGGTCGCAGTCCTGAGCGCGAATCCCTACGACCCCTGGATCACTGATGTTGCTGGATATCGCTGCCCAAGCGATCCGGGGAAGGGGTTACCCAGCTTGGGGCGAACGAACTACGCAGCTTGCTGGGGCGATGCGAATCATGCTACCCGTGATGCCGAATCGTATGTGAACCAGGCTGGCATCTCCGACGCAACGCATGTTAGTTACGTCCAGGCGGCATCACGTGGGGCTTTCGTTTATCGCAAGAAAATGGCCTTCCGAGACATCCTCGACGGTTTATCCAATACGATAATGTGCGGAGAGATCATGACAGATCTCGGCGACAACGACATTCGATCGACACCAGCGAGTGCAGGCGGACGCACGGCCGCCCAGTGGGACGTGGGCGGTCTGCTGCGATGTCGTGGCGGAATCGATCCAGCGCGTCCGCAGTTCTGGAGTCCCACGCAATCCATTACGGCATCGATCGAAGACCGTCGAGGATCGAAATGGATGGCGGCCAATGCGCTCTACTCAGCGTTTTTCACGATGTTGCCTCCCAATAGCGAAACCTGCCACCACGGCAACTATCACGAGGAATACCTCGCGTCGATCAGCAGTCGCCACCAAGGTGGCGCTCATGTTCTGATGGGTGACGGAGCCGTCAAGTTCATTACGGATTCGATCGAAGCTGGAAACGTGAATTCTGCGCAAGTGACGATTCACAACTACCTGCCTCCCGGTTCTGGCAGTCCGTTCGGACTTTGGGGAAGTCTTGGCACGCGAGGCAGCAGTGAAACGCTGCAGGGTGACTTTTAA